The Streptomyces sp. NBC_01353 genome contains a region encoding:
- the guaA gene encoding glutamine-hydrolyzing GMP synthase — protein sequence MSSATPAAAPDVTNPDVVLVVDFGAQYAQLIARRVREARVYSEIVPSTMPVAEMLAKNPKAIILSGGPSSVYAESAPRLDRALFEAGVPVFGMCYGFQLMATTLGGTVDNTGAREYGRTPLHVSKAGSTLFEGTPTEQSVWMSHGDACSAAPEGFTVTASTDVVPVAAFENDEKKLYGVQYHPEVLHSTHGQQILEHFLYRGAGIEPTWTTGNVIDEQVAAIREQVGTKRAICGLSGGVDSAVAAALVQKAIGSQLTCVYVDHGLMRKNETEQVEKDFVAATGVQLKVVDAQERFLTALAGVSDPEEKRKIIGREFIRVFEQAQAEIVAESAGTGEDVAFLVQGTLYPDIVESGGGTGTANIKSHHNVGGLPEDLEFELVEPLRQLFKDEVRMVGQELGLPEEIVQRQPFPGPGLGIRIVGEVTKERLDLLREADAIAREELTAAGLDRDIWQCPVVLLADVRSVGVQGDGRTYGHPIVLRPVSSEDAMTADWTRMPYDVLAKISTRITNEVADVNRVVLDVTSKPPGTIEWE from the coding sequence GTGTCATCAGCGACTCCCGCTGCCGCGCCCGACGTCACCAACCCGGACGTAGTCCTCGTTGTCGACTTCGGCGCCCAGTACGCCCAGCTCATCGCCCGACGCGTCCGTGAGGCGCGGGTCTACAGCGAGATCGTCCCGTCCACCATGCCGGTGGCCGAGATGCTGGCCAAGAACCCGAAGGCGATCATCCTCTCCGGCGGCCCGTCCTCCGTGTACGCGGAGAGCGCCCCGCGCCTCGACCGCGCGCTCTTCGAGGCCGGTGTCCCCGTCTTCGGCATGTGCTACGGCTTCCAGCTGATGGCGACCACCCTCGGTGGCACCGTCGACAACACGGGCGCCCGCGAGTACGGCCGTACGCCGCTGCACGTCTCCAAGGCCGGATCGACCCTCTTCGAGGGCACCCCGACCGAGCAGTCCGTGTGGATGTCGCACGGCGACGCCTGCTCCGCCGCCCCCGAGGGCTTCACCGTCACCGCCTCCACGGACGTCGTGCCGGTCGCCGCCTTCGAGAACGACGAGAAGAAGCTGTACGGCGTCCAGTACCACCCCGAGGTGCTGCACTCCACGCACGGCCAGCAGATCCTGGAGCACTTCCTCTACCGGGGTGCCGGCATCGAGCCGACCTGGACCACCGGCAACGTCATCGACGAGCAGGTCGCGGCCATCCGCGAGCAGGTCGGCACCAAGCGCGCCATCTGTGGTCTGTCCGGCGGCGTCGACTCCGCCGTGGCCGCCGCGCTCGTGCAGAAGGCCATCGGCTCGCAGCTGACCTGCGTCTACGTCGACCACGGTCTGATGCGCAAGAACGAGACCGAGCAGGTCGAGAAGGACTTCGTCGCCGCCACCGGTGTGCAGCTGAAGGTCGTCGACGCGCAGGAGCGATTCCTCACCGCGCTCGCCGGGGTCTCCGACCCCGAGGAGAAGCGGAAGATCATCGGCCGCGAGTTCATCCGCGTCTTCGAGCAGGCGCAGGCCGAGATCGTCGCCGAGTCGGCGGGCACCGGCGAGGACGTCGCGTTCCTCGTCCAGGGCACGCTCTACCCGGACATCGTCGAGTCCGGCGGCGGCACCGGCACCGCGAACATCAAGTCCCACCACAACGTGGGCGGCCTCCCCGAGGACCTGGAGTTCGAGCTCGTCGAGCCGCTGCGCCAGCTGTTCAAGGACGAGGTCCGCATGGTCGGCCAGGAGCTCGGCCTGCCGGAGGAGATCGTCCAGCGCCAGCCGTTCCCCGGCCCCGGCCTCGGCATCCGCATCGTCGGCGAGGTCACCAAGGAGCGCCTGGACCTGCTGCGCGAGGCAGACGCCATCGCCCGCGAGGAGCTGACGGCCGCCGGTCTCGACCGCGACATCTGGCAGTGCCCGGTCGTGCTGCTCGCCGATGTGCGCTCGGTGGGCGTGCAGGGCGACGGCCGTACCTACGGCCACCCGATCGTCCTGCGCCCCGTCTCCTCCGAGGACGCCATGACGGCGGACTGGACGCGGATGCCGTACGACGTCCTGGCGAAGATCTCGACCCGGATCACCAACGAGGTCGCCGATGTGAACCGTGTGGTGCTCGACGTGACGAGCAAGCCGCCGGGCACCATCGAGTGGGAGTAG
- a CDS encoding chorismate mutase, giving the protein MTAMTHTEKTGARTDEAAALIGDARERIDALDDRIIGLIQERMAVSAVIQEARIGSGGRRVNLAREMEVLGHYRDALGKPGTALAMTMLELCRGRI; this is encoded by the coding sequence ATGACCGCCATGACCCACACCGAGAAGACCGGCGCCCGCACCGACGAGGCCGCCGCGCTCATCGGCGACGCCCGCGAGCGCATCGACGCCCTCGACGACCGGATCATCGGCCTGATCCAGGAACGGATGGCCGTCTCGGCCGTGATCCAGGAGGCCCGGATCGGCTCGGGCGGCCGCCGCGTGAACCTCGCCCGCGAGATGGAGGTGCTCGGCCACTACCGGGACGCGCTGGGCAAGCCGGGTACGGCGCTGGCGATGACGATGCTGGAGCTGTGCAGGGGCCGTATCTGA
- a CDS encoding GMC family oxidoreductase: protein MTAVPPSQNREQEEDEAYDYDVVVVGSGFGGSVTALRLTEKGYRVGVLEAGRRFTRADLPKNSWDLKNFLWAPALGLYGIQRIHLLGNVMVLAGAGVGGGSLNYANTLYVPPAPFFNDPQWKNITDWQEELAPYYDQAKRMLGVRLNPTTTPSDVHLKATAQAMGIGDTFHMAPVGVFFGDGRDAVGGDGVGTAKAKPGTEVADPYFGGAGPSRKACTECGECMTGCRHGAKNTLNENYLHLAEKAGAVVHPMTSVVALTEDSRGGFAVKTLPTDNKKKGKGRTFTARRVVVAAGTYGTQTLLHRMKDTGLLPRISGRLGELTRTNSEALVGSQTTDRRYRKKHGAEKVDFTRGVAITSSIHPDENTHIEPVRYGKGSNAMGGMTILQVPYGAHRVRNWLLQMAKHPTLAIRALSNRRWSERTIIGLVMQSLDNSLTTFRKPGGLGKGLLTARQGHGAPNPNQIPEATRAASLLAEEINGFAGSNIGELMGTPLTAHFLGGCPIGADAESGVIDPYHRLFGHPGISVVDGAAVSANLGVNPSLTITAQAERAMSFWPNKGEEDPRPAQGEAYARLTAVAPKAPAVPADAFGALKLPFLGMPAVPPKKS from the coding sequence ATGACCGCGGTACCCCCTTCCCAAAATCGGGAGCAGGAAGAGGACGAGGCGTACGACTACGACGTCGTCGTCGTCGGCTCCGGCTTCGGCGGCTCGGTCACGGCCCTGCGTCTGACGGAGAAGGGCTACCGGGTCGGTGTCCTGGAGGCGGGCCGTCGTTTCACGCGTGCCGATCTGCCGAAGAACTCCTGGGACCTGAAGAACTTCCTCTGGGCCCCGGCCCTCGGTCTCTACGGCATCCAGCGCATCCACCTGCTCGGCAACGTCATGGTGCTGGCGGGCGCCGGCGTGGGCGGCGGCTCGCTGAACTACGCCAACACCCTCTACGTGCCGCCCGCACCGTTCTTCAACGACCCGCAGTGGAAGAACATCACGGACTGGCAGGAGGAGCTGGCGCCCTACTACGACCAGGCCAAGCGGATGCTGGGCGTCCGGCTCAACCCGACGACGACCCCCTCGGACGTCCACCTGAAGGCCACCGCGCAGGCCATGGGGATCGGCGACACCTTCCACATGGCACCGGTCGGCGTCTTCTTCGGAGACGGACGTGACGCCGTCGGCGGGGACGGGGTCGGTACGGCGAAGGCGAAGCCCGGCACCGAGGTCGCCGACCCGTACTTCGGCGGCGCGGGGCCGTCGCGCAAGGCGTGCACCGAGTGCGGCGAGTGCATGACGGGCTGCCGCCACGGCGCCAAGAACACCCTCAACGAGAACTACCTCCACCTCGCCGAGAAGGCCGGCGCCGTCGTCCACCCCATGACCTCGGTCGTCGCCCTCACAGAGGACTCGCGGGGCGGCTTCGCCGTCAAGACCCTCCCCACCGACAACAAGAAGAAGGGGAAGGGCCGGACCTTCACGGCCCGCCGGGTCGTCGTCGCGGCCGGCACGTACGGGACGCAGACGCTGCTGCACCGGATGAAGGACACCGGGCTGCTGCCCCGGATCTCGGGCCGGCTGGGCGAGCTGACGCGTACCAACTCCGAGGCGCTGGTCGGCTCGCAGACCACCGACCGGCGCTACCGCAAGAAGCACGGCGCGGAGAAGGTCGACTTCACGCGCGGAGTCGCGATCACCTCCTCGATCCACCCGGACGAGAACACCCACATCGAACCGGTCCGCTACGGCAAGGGCTCCAACGCCATGGGCGGCATGACGATCCTCCAGGTGCCCTACGGCGCGCACCGGGTACGGAACTGGCTCCTCCAGATGGCGAAGCACCCCACGCTCGCGATCCGGGCCCTCTCCAACCGCCGCTGGTCGGAGCGGACCATCATCGGTCTCGTCATGCAGTCCCTGGACAACTCCCTGACGACCTTCCGCAAGCCCGGTGGCCTCGGCAAGGGTCTCCTCACGGCCCGCCAGGGCCATGGCGCGCCCAACCCGAACCAGATCCCGGAGGCGACCCGGGCGGCCTCCCTGCTCGCCGAGGAGATCAACGGCTTCGCCGGCTCCAACATCGGCGAGCTGATGGGCACCCCGCTCACCGCGCACTTCCTGGGCGGCTGCCCGATCGGCGCCGACGCCGAGTCCGGCGTCATCGACCCGTACCACCGGCTCTTCGGGCACCCGGGCATCTCGGTCGTCGACGGAGCGGCCGTCTCGGCCAACCTCGGGGTCAACCCCTCGCTGACGATCACGGCCCAGGCGGAGCGCGCGATGTCCTTCTGGCCGAACAAGGGCGAGGAGGACCCGCGGCCGGCTCAGGGCGAGGCGTACGCGCGTCTGACGGCGGTCGCCCCGAAGGCCCCGGCGGTCCCGGCGGACGCCTTCGGCGCGCTGAAGCTGCCGTTCCTGGGAATGCCGGCCGTCCCGCCGAAGAAGTCGTAA
- a CDS encoding succinic semialdehyde dehydrogenase, which produces MTDSQALTTPAPAATGTNPLAPSPAGARTAADVVTPEVVAQLTRGVVGSGRTANHTPFTGEKLAELPESTPEDVAEAFARARAAQAAWAETPVRARAAVLLRFHDLVLERQAEVLDLIQLETGKARLHAHEEVQAVAVAARHYGRKAPSYLRPKHHTGVVPTLTKVTELRQSRGVVGQIAPWNYPLELSVGDALPAFVSGNAVVMKPDTETALTALWARDLLIEAGLPAEVFQVVIGEGPVVGPEVVKHADYVSFTGSTRTGREVAQGAAARLVGVTLELGGKNAMLVLKDADIEKAAAGAVRACFSSAGQLCISIERLYVHESIADDFVARFAARTKAMRLGNSLSYGADMGSLVGERQLETVTKHVEEAVAKGAKLVAGGVARPDIGPLFYEPTILDGVEAPMAVCTEETFGPVVSIYRFKDEDEVVELANGTPYGLNSSVWTKDSRRGHAVAARLRTGTVNINEGYAPAYGSVQAPMGGMKDSGLGRRHGSEGILKFTEAQTVAQQRLIPLAPSFGMDDEKYAAFMSLSLKAMKALRLR; this is translated from the coding sequence ATGACGGACTCGCAGGCACTCACCACCCCGGCCCCCGCCGCCACCGGCACGAACCCTCTCGCGCCCTCGCCGGCCGGTGCCCGCACCGCCGCCGACGTGGTCACGCCGGAGGTGGTCGCCCAGCTCACCCGCGGAGTCGTCGGCTCCGGCCGCACCGCGAACCACACCCCGTTCACCGGGGAGAAGCTGGCCGAGCTGCCCGAGTCCACCCCCGAGGACGTCGCCGAGGCGTTCGCCCGCGCCCGCGCCGCCCAGGCCGCCTGGGCCGAGACGCCCGTCCGCGCCCGCGCCGCGGTGCTGCTCCGCTTCCACGACCTGGTCCTCGAGCGCCAGGCCGAGGTCCTCGACCTCATCCAGCTGGAGACCGGCAAGGCGCGTCTGCACGCCCACGAGGAGGTCCAGGCGGTCGCCGTCGCCGCCCGCCACTACGGCCGCAAGGCCCCCTCCTACCTGCGCCCCAAGCACCACACCGGCGTCGTACCGACCCTCACCAAGGTCACCGAGCTGCGCCAGTCGCGCGGCGTCGTCGGCCAGATCGCGCCCTGGAACTACCCCCTGGAGCTGTCGGTCGGCGACGCGCTGCCCGCCTTCGTCTCGGGCAACGCCGTCGTGATGAAGCCGGACACCGAGACCGCGCTGACCGCCCTGTGGGCCCGTGACCTGCTCATCGAGGCCGGGCTGCCCGCCGAGGTCTTCCAGGTCGTCATCGGCGAGGGACCGGTCGTCGGCCCCGAGGTCGTCAAGCACGCCGACTACGTCTCCTTCACCGGCTCCACCCGCACCGGCCGCGAGGTCGCCCAGGGCGCCGCGGCCCGGCTCGTCGGCGTGACCCTGGAGCTCGGCGGCAAGAATGCCATGCTGGTCCTCAAGGACGCCGACATCGAGAAGGCGGCCGCCGGCGCGGTCCGCGCCTGCTTCTCCTCCGCCGGACAGCTCTGCATCTCCATCGAGCGCCTGTACGTCCACGAGTCGATCGCCGACGACTTCGTCGCCCGCTTCGCCGCCCGCACGAAGGCGATGCGGCTCGGCAACTCCCTCTCCTACGGCGCCGACATGGGCTCCCTCGTCGGCGAGCGGCAGCTGGAGACGGTCACCAAGCACGTCGAGGAGGCCGTCGCCAAGGGCGCCAAGCTCGTCGCCGGCGGTGTCGCCCGCCCCGACATCGGCCCGCTGTTCTACGAGCCGACCATCCTCGACGGCGTCGAGGCCCCGATGGCCGTCTGCACCGAGGAGACCTTCGGCCCCGTCGTCTCCATCTACCGCTTCAAGGACGAGGACGAGGTCGTCGAGCTGGCCAACGGCACGCCGTACGGCCTCAACTCCTCGGTCTGGACGAAGGACTCGCGACGCGGCCACGCCGTCGCCGCCCGGCTGCGCACCGGCACCGTCAACATCAACGAGGGCTACGCGCCCGCCTACGGCAGCGTCCAGGCGCCGATGGGCGGGATGAAGGACTCCGGGCTCGGCAGGCGCCACGGCTCGGAGGGCATCCTCAAGTTCACCGAGGCGCAGACCGTGGCCCAGCAGCGGCTGATCCCGCTCGCGCCCTCCTTCGGGATGGACGACGAGAAGTACGCCGCGTTCATGAGCCTGTCCCTGAAGGCGATGAAGGCCCTGCGCCTGCGCTGA
- a CDS encoding serine/threonine-protein kinase — protein sequence MEHSQSADTAAGLLLAGRYRLAETIGRGGMGKVWRAHDEVLHRVVAVKELTAGRFVAEADRLVLHARTQKEARAAARITHPGVVTVHDVLEHDDRPWIVMQYVDGPSLADAAKEAGTLEPREAARIGLHVLGALRAAHAAGVLHRDVKPGNVLLARDGRVLLTDFGIAAIEGDSTITRTGELVGSIDYLAPERVRGGDPGPASDLWSLGATLYTAVEGTSPFRRTSPISTMQAVVTEEPPHPGKAGALAPVIVALLRKDPADRPRADEAERMLLDAMEGRTPQAAQAYVPTQRVGQQELISATAQLPAQDQPGPTATPVSTPTVVPRTGAPEAKGRGRWRSAVLAAVLAGVVAGGAVFAAMNYSGGGGKAGDTGHSTQPEAKPDTDALPAGWHRVEDPKGFSLAVPKGWKRQTEGDSIDYTPDNGRHRIRISVDPTPDFENPYMHVLDLEKTLKKRLQYKRIKLNQNTYRDQVRSARWEFTWYEKQEFPGPRHAIDQLYFTDDGTEYALYMASPESSWETTREQFDIVVQHWRAPGD from the coding sequence GTGGAACATTCACAGAGTGCGGACACCGCGGCGGGGCTTCTGCTCGCCGGTCGCTATCGGCTGGCCGAGACCATCGGCCGTGGTGGCATGGGCAAGGTCTGGCGGGCGCACGACGAGGTCCTGCACCGGGTGGTGGCGGTCAAGGAGTTGACGGCGGGTCGGTTCGTCGCCGAGGCCGACCGGCTGGTTCTCCATGCCCGTACGCAGAAGGAGGCCCGGGCCGCGGCCCGGATCACTCACCCGGGCGTGGTCACCGTGCACGACGTGCTGGAGCACGACGACCGGCCGTGGATCGTGATGCAGTACGTCGACGGGCCCTCGCTCGCGGACGCCGCGAAGGAGGCCGGCACGCTCGAGCCCCGCGAGGCGGCCCGGATCGGCCTGCACGTCCTCGGGGCCCTGCGCGCCGCGCACGCCGCGGGCGTCCTGCACCGGGACGTCAAGCCCGGCAACGTCCTGCTGGCCCGCGACGGTCGGGTCCTGCTCACCGACTTCGGCATCGCCGCGATCGAGGGCGACTCCACGATCACCCGGACCGGTGAACTCGTCGGCTCCATCGACTATCTGGCGCCCGAGCGGGTACGGGGCGGGGATCCCGGCCCGGCCTCCGACCTCTGGTCGCTGGGCGCGACGCTGTACACGGCGGTGGAGGGGACCTCGCCGTTCCGGCGGACCTCGCCCATCAGCACCATGCAGGCCGTGGTGACCGAGGAGCCGCCGCACCCGGGCAAGGCCGGCGCGCTGGCCCCCGTCATCGTCGCGCTGCTCCGCAAGGATCCGGCGGACCGGCCGCGTGCGGACGAGGCCGAGCGGATGCTGCTCGACGCCATGGAGGGCCGTACGCCCCAGGCCGCGCAGGCGTACGTACCGACGCAGCGGGTGGGGCAGCAGGAGCTGATCTCCGCGACCGCCCAGCTCCCGGCGCAGGATCAGCCCGGGCCCACGGCCACCCCCGTCTCCACCCCCACCGTCGTGCCCCGGACCGGAGCGCCCGAGGCCAAGGGGCGCGGTCGGTGGCGTTCGGCGGTGCTGGCGGCCGTTCTCGCCGGCGTGGTCGCCGGTGGAGCCGTCTTCGCCGCCATGAACTACTCCGGCGGAGGCGGCAAGGCCGGGGACACCGGCCACAGCACGCAGCCCGAGGCGAAGCCCGACACGGACGCCCTGCCGGCCGGCTGGCACCGCGTCGAGGACCCCAAGGGCTTCAGCCTGGCGGTGCCCAAGGGCTGGAAGCGCCAGACGGAAGGCGACAGCATCGACTACACGCCGGACAACGGACGCCACCGGATCCGGATCAGCGTCGACCCCACGCCCGATTTCGAGAACCCGTACATGCACGTGCTGGATCTGGAGAAGACGCTGAAGAAGCGGCTCCAGTACAAGCGCATCAAGCTGAACCAGAACACCTACCGCGACCAGGTCCGCTCCGCCCGGTGGGAGTTCACCTGGTACGAGAAGCAGGAGTTCCCGGGCCCGAGACACGCCATCGACCAGTTGTACTTCACGGACGACGGCACCGAGTACGCCCTGTACATGGCCTCGCCGGAGTCGAGCTGGGAGACCACCCGGGAACAGTTCGACATCGTCGTGCAGCACTGGCGGGCGCCGGGCGACTGA